Proteins encoded by one window of Acetivibrio thermocellus ATCC 27405:
- a CDS encoding radical SAM protein encodes MCVCLIDSKTGQATFSLQWHITAKCDQKCKHCYMYDSPFYESEKNNELSLSDCKAIIDDFLDTKGLKKGGIYFTGGDPLLRDDFFDILEYTAGKNIFPLGIAGNSYHLDFTTALRLKRYGVTMYQISLDGLRETHDYFRKPGSFDDALRAYEVLKKAGIQAMCMFTLSKKNMNQLTEVIRLAAEIGLDGFDFDRIVPVGSAQDMKEEVIDPLEYKELLLEVDNEYKKLRAKGCRTQFGYKDNLWGLLLDNETLISTQNLVPEGYSLKRGCLIGKAVLCILADGSVMACRRLPVVIGKLPEQRIREIFFESPALNELKRSDRLSKCSSCVNLENCGGCRAIAYACLGDCFGEDPSCWL; translated from the coding sequence TTGTGCGTATGTCTTATTGACTCAAAAACCGGACAAGCAACCTTTTCTCTTCAATGGCACATAACGGCAAAATGCGATCAAAAATGCAAACATTGCTATATGTATGACTCTCCTTTTTACGAATCTGAGAAAAACAATGAACTTTCGCTGTCAGACTGCAAGGCAATAATAGACGATTTTCTTGACACCAAAGGCCTTAAAAAAGGAGGTATATATTTTACAGGAGGCGATCCGCTGCTTCGCGATGACTTCTTTGACATTCTTGAATATACGGCCGGTAAAAACATTTTTCCGTTGGGTATAGCCGGAAACTCATATCATCTGGATTTTACGACTGCCCTGCGACTTAAAAGATATGGTGTGACCATGTATCAGATAAGTCTTGACGGACTTAGAGAAACCCATGACTATTTCAGGAAACCCGGAAGTTTCGATGATGCTTTAAGAGCCTATGAAGTACTGAAAAAAGCAGGCATTCAAGCCATGTGCATGTTTACCCTGAGCAAAAAGAATATGAACCAGTTGACTGAGGTTATAAGGCTTGCGGCTGAAATTGGTCTTGACGGTTTTGATTTTGACAGAATTGTACCGGTTGGTTCTGCCCAAGATATGAAAGAAGAAGTAATTGACCCTTTGGAATACAAAGAACTTCTGCTGGAAGTTGACAATGAGTATAAAAAGCTTCGGGCAAAAGGCTGCCGCACTCAATTTGGGTATAAAGACAATCTGTGGGGCTTGCTGCTTGACAATGAGACATTGATTTCAACCCAAAACCTTGTACCCGAAGGTTACAGCCTTAAAAGGGGCTGCCTTATAGGCAAGGCTGTGCTTTGTATATTAGCCGACGGCAGCGTAATGGCCTGCAGGCGCCTTCCGGTAGTGATAGGCAAGCTCCCGGAGCAGCGTATTCGTGAAATATTTTTCGAATCACCGGCTTTAAATGAACTAAAAAGAAGCGACAGACTTTCAAAATGCAGTTCCTGCGTAAATCTTGAAAACTGCGGAGGCTGCAGAGCCATTGCCTATGCCTGTTTGGGTGACTGCTTTGGAGAAGATCCAAGCTGCTGGTTGTAG
- a CDS encoding accessory gene regulator AgrB gives MPLLKKLCENITNVIKERVKDIDDEKAEIINYGLYLWIADIIKLAIIFTAACLLRVFKLAVVFVVCFGLLRIFAGGSHAKTFWGCLLTNSAITFGSVYLSLLLSSIKPIFLFMLVMPFCAVVLYLYAPADHENKPVVSKKQKRKLKIVAYMVLIAEYLISLSITQNTFSNVIILSTLFVCLGMLPVTYKIMGARHGNGL, from the coding sequence ATGCCGTTGCTTAAAAAACTGTGTGAAAACATCACCAACGTCATTAAAGAAAGAGTAAAAGACATAGACGATGAAAAGGCGGAAATCATAAATTACGGCCTGTATCTATGGATTGCAGACATAATAAAACTGGCCATAATATTTACAGCAGCTTGTTTGCTGAGGGTTTTCAAACTTGCCGTTGTCTTTGTTGTTTGCTTCGGACTGCTTAGAATCTTCGCAGGAGGCTCCCATGCCAAAACTTTTTGGGGCTGCCTTCTTACAAACAGCGCCATAACCTTTGGTTCAGTCTATTTATCCCTGCTGCTGTCTTCTATAAAACCAATTTTTCTGTTCATGCTTGTTATGCCGTTTTGCGCTGTAGTACTATACCTTTACGCACCGGCAGACCATGAAAACAAACCTGTGGTTAGTAAAAAACAAAAAAGAAAATTAAAAATTGTCGCTTACATGGTACTTATTGCGGAATACCTGATATCTCTTTCAATAACCCAAAATACTTTTTCCAACGTTATTATTCTTTCGACCTTGTTTGTTTGCCTGGGTATGCTCCCTGTTACGTATAAAATAATGGGAGCCCGCCATGGAAACGGGCTCTGA
- a CDS encoding cyclic lactone autoinducer peptide, protein MLRALKALKRSDLLALLLGWLSVIAIFIAQASSNSCTSWAIEQPKIPKSLIKQD, encoded by the coding sequence ATGTTAAGGGCACTGAAAGCATTAAAAAGAAGCGACCTGTTGGCTCTGTTGCTGGGATGGTTATCTGTAATTGCAATTTTCATTGCCCAAGCTTCTTCAAACAGCTGCACTTCATGGGCAATAGAGCAGCCAAAAATTCCTAAATCATTAATCAAACAAGACTAA
- a CDS encoding sensor histidine kinase translates to MQGILRFIIDNFVTVAGAAILTVFTARIIFNIKIDAKSLFLYTASFVAVSGAIVAVANYGLAKLSPSLAMIFRTVFTTLTSILLLKFFFGLNIFKGTISEFVYNLFLAIGNFIAIFAFRCFGIELKEIKSSLIYTIIAFAIINMMVIIMLYLIKTFKLFSCFPPEIKAKAYKNYLIYILLQFVIITLNFYYYIEFGDSADGVTSMISVTMLIVFLTFSIFYTNTFFRLEASNQELEYQKFYNQALQSIINDLRRFKHNYNNILAVFGGYIKNKKWCQVERYYNEICSEIGKVSFLDNLTSLNIKSAGILGLIMAKYEYAKKMGVDFRVITEGEIDEVKMKISEFCEVLGILLDNAIEAAKDSVEKKVEVFMKREERALTFIVLNGINEKVDVTMIYEKGYSTKGEGRGLGLGIVNDIVSKYKNVILNTCADDSKFRQELIINL, encoded by the coding sequence TTGCAAGGAATATTAAGATTTATTATTGACAATTTTGTGACAGTGGCCGGTGCTGCGATTTTAACAGTGTTTACTGCACGAATTATTTTTAATATTAAAATTGATGCAAAGTCATTGTTTTTGTATACAGCATCCTTTGTCGCTGTTTCAGGAGCAATTGTTGCAGTTGCAAATTATGGTTTGGCGAAGCTTTCTCCCAGCCTTGCAATGATATTTAGAACTGTTTTTACAACGCTGACGTCAATATTGCTGCTTAAGTTTTTTTTCGGGCTGAACATATTTAAAGGGACTATTTCCGAATTTGTTTATAATTTGTTCCTTGCAATAGGAAATTTCATAGCGATTTTTGCTTTCAGATGTTTTGGCATTGAACTTAAAGAGATTAAAAGCTCATTGATATATACAATTATTGCTTTTGCAATAATTAATATGATGGTAATAATTATGCTGTACTTGATAAAAACCTTTAAGCTGTTTTCTTGCTTCCCGCCGGAGATTAAGGCAAAAGCATACAAGAACTACTTAATTTATATATTGCTTCAATTTGTCATAATCACGTTGAATTTTTATTATTATATAGAATTCGGCGATTCGGCAGACGGCGTAACGAGCATGATAAGTGTGACAATGCTTATTGTATTTTTGACGTTTTCCATATTTTATACCAATACCTTTTTCAGGCTCGAGGCAAGTAATCAGGAGCTTGAATATCAGAAATTTTATAATCAGGCGCTGCAGTCCATAATAAATGACTTAAGGAGATTTAAACACAATTACAACAATATTCTGGCAGTGTTTGGAGGATATATAAAAAACAAAAAATGGTGTCAGGTGGAAAGATATTACAATGAAATATGTTCTGAAATAGGCAAAGTAAGCTTTTTGGACAATTTAACATCGCTAAATATCAAGAGCGCCGGTATCTTGGGGCTTATAATGGCAAAGTATGAATATGCAAAAAAAATGGGTGTTGATTTCAGGGTGATTACTGAAGGGGAAATTGATGAGGTAAAGATGAAGATATCTGAATTCTGTGAAGTGCTTGGCATTCTTTTGGATAACGCCATAGAGGCTGCTAAAGACAGCGTGGAGAAAAAAGTTGAAGTGTTTATGAAAAGGGAAGAAAGAGCTCTAACCTTTATTGTGCTGAACGGAATTAACGAGAAGGTTGACGTAACTATGATCTATGAGAAGGGATACTCGACAAAAGGAGAAGGACGGGGCTTGGGCCTTGGAATTGTAAATGATATAGTTTCAAAATATAAAAACGTAATATTGAATACATGTGCGGATGATTCAAAATTCAGACAAGAATTAATTATTAATCTTTGA
- a CDS encoding glycine--tRNA ligase, with protein sequence MEVKKTMEKIVALAKNRGFIYPGSEIYGGLANSWDYGPLGVELKNNIKKAWWKKFVQENPYNVGVDCAILMNPQVWVASGHVGGFSDPLIDCKECKTRHRADKMIEEWNLKNNENVKVDGWSNEMLMNYIREKGVTCPECGGKNFTDIRKFNLMFKTFQGVTEDSKSEIYLRPETAQGIFVNFKNVQRTTRKKIPFGIGQIGKSFRNEITPGNFIFRTREFEQMELEFFCEPGTDLEWFEYWKNFCFNWLLSLNIKKENLRMRDHSKEELSHYSNATTDIEYLFPFGWGELWGIADRTDFDLRQHAEHSKEDLSYFDPNTNRKYIPYCIEPSLGADRVALVFLCDAYDEEEVEEGDIRVVLRFHPAIAPVKIAVLPLSKKLGDEAYKIYEMLIKKYNCEYDETGSIGKRYRRQDEIGTPYCVTFDFDSLNDRCVTVRDRDSMQQVRIKIDELLSYFEGKFDF encoded by the coding sequence AACCGAGGATTTATTTATCCCGGCTCTGAAATATACGGCGGTTTGGCAAATTCATGGGATTACGGACCTCTTGGAGTGGAGCTTAAAAACAATATAAAAAAGGCATGGTGGAAGAAATTTGTTCAGGAAAACCCTTACAATGTGGGTGTTGACTGTGCAATACTCATGAATCCTCAGGTGTGGGTTGCATCGGGACATGTAGGCGGTTTCAGCGACCCCCTGATTGACTGTAAAGAATGTAAAACACGTCACAGGGCGGACAAAATGATAGAGGAATGGAATCTTAAAAACAATGAAAATGTCAAGGTTGACGGCTGGTCCAATGAAATGCTTATGAATTATATCAGGGAAAAGGGTGTAACCTGTCCTGAGTGTGGCGGAAAAAACTTTACCGATATCAGGAAGTTTAACCTTATGTTTAAAACTTTCCAGGGAGTGACTGAGGATTCCAAATCCGAGATATATTTAAGGCCGGAAACAGCCCAGGGTATATTTGTGAACTTTAAAAATGTTCAGAGAACAACAAGAAAAAAGATACCCTTTGGTATTGGACAGATAGGAAAGTCTTTCAGAAACGAAATAACTCCCGGAAACTTTATTTTCAGAACCCGTGAGTTTGAACAAATGGAGCTGGAGTTTTTCTGTGAGCCGGGAACAGACCTTGAGTGGTTTGAATACTGGAAGAATTTCTGCTTCAACTGGTTATTGAGCCTAAACATTAAAAAGGAAAACCTGAGGATGCGTGACCATTCAAAGGAGGAACTGTCCCACTACAGCAATGCCACAACCGATATTGAATACCTGTTCCCGTTTGGCTGGGGAGAGCTGTGGGGAATTGCAGACAGAACCGACTTTGACTTAAGACAGCATGCAGAGCATTCGAAAGAGGATTTGTCCTACTTTGACCCGAACACCAATAGAAAATACATACCGTACTGTATTGAACCGTCTCTCGGTGCAGACAGAGTTGCTTTGGTTTTCCTCTGCGATGCGTATGACGAGGAAGAAGTGGAAGAAGGGGATATAAGGGTTGTGCTGCGCTTCCATCCTGCCATAGCGCCGGTAAAAATAGCTGTGCTTCCTCTTTCTAAAAAGCTTGGAGATGAGGCATATAAGATTTATGAAATGCTCATTAAAAAATACAACTGTGAATATGATGAGACAGGAAGTATAGGAAAGAGATACAGAAGACAGGATGAGATAGGCACACCTTATTGCGTAACCTTTGACTTTGATTCCCTGAACGACAGGTGTGTTACCGTAAGAGACAGAGACTCCATGCAGCAGGTTAGGATTAAAATTGACGAACTACTTTCGTATTTTGAAGGGAAATTTGATTTCTAA